A single window of Rana temporaria chromosome 1, aRanTem1.1, whole genome shotgun sequence DNA harbors:
- the LOC120924582 gene encoding 40S ribosomal protein S8-like: MGISRDNWHTHCKTGGKRKLSTPRSASRRIHIVRVRGGNKKYRALRLDGGNFSWGSECCTRKTRIIDVVYNASNNELVRTKTLVKNCILLIDSTPYRQWYEAHYATPLGRKKGAKLTPGEEEILNKKRSKKTQKKYEDSKTTAKISPLLEEQFQQGKLLACIISRPGQWWQSGRIRS, translated from the coding sequence ATGGGTATCTCACGGGATAACTGGCACACACACTGCAAGACTGGAGGCAAAAGGAAGCTGTCAACACCAAGATCGGCCTCACGCCGCATCCACATCGTGAGAGTCCGGGGAGGGAATAAGAAGTACAGAGCTCTGAGGTTGGACGGCGGAAACTTCTCCTGGGGATCTGAGTGCTGCACCCGGAAGACCAGGATCATCGATGTCGTCTACAATGCGTCGAACAATGAGCTGGTCAGAACCAAGACTCTGGTGAAGAACTGCATCCTTCTGATcgacagcaccccctacaggcaGTGGTACGAGGCGCACTACGCCACACCGCTCGGGCGCAAGAAGGGAGCTAAGCTGACTCCTGGGGAAGAAGAAATCCTCAACAAGAAAAGATCTAAGAAAACCCAGAAAAAATATGAAGATAGCAAAACGACGGCAAAGATCAGCCCTCTGCTGGAGGAACAGTTTCAACAGGGAAAACTGCTTGCGTGCATTATCTCTAGGCCAGGACAGTGGTGGCAGAGCGGACGGATACGTTCTTGA